A single window of Streptomyces sudanensis DNA harbors:
- a CDS encoding M16 family metallopeptidase, whose translation MTSRGLKATARTSSEARAVARTQTLLPGRDGIGTVRRTTLPGGLRVVTETLPSVRSATFGIWAHVGSRDETPALNGATHYLEHLLFKGTRERSALDISAAIDAVGGEMNAFTAKEYTCYYARVLDTDLPLAIDVVCDMLTGSLILPEDVDAERGVILEEIAMTEDDPGDVVHDLFARTMFGDTPLGRPVLGTVDTINALTRDQIARFYRKHYDPTHLVVAAAGNVDHATVVRLVRRAFEKAGALTRTDAVPLAPRDGRRTVRAAGRVEVVDRRTEQAHVVLGMPGLARTDERRWTLGVLNTALGGGMSSRLFQEVREKRGLAYSVYSYTSGFADCGLFGVYAGCRPGQVHDVLRICREELDRVAAEGLPDDEIARAVGQLSGSTVLGLEDTGALMNRIGKSELCWGDQMSVDDMLASIAAVTPDDVRALASELLGQRPSLAVIGPLKDKQADRLHSAVS comes from the coding sequence GTGACGTCCCGTGGCCTCAAGGCGACGGCCCGCACCTCCTCGGAGGCGCGGGCCGTCGCCCGTACCCAAACGCTTCTGCCCGGCAGGGACGGCATCGGCACGGTCCGCCGCACCACCCTCCCGGGCGGCCTGCGCGTCGTCACCGAGACGCTGCCCTCCGTCCGCTCCGCCACCTTCGGGATCTGGGCCCACGTGGGCTCCCGTGACGAGACGCCCGCCCTCAACGGCGCCACGCACTACCTGGAGCACCTCCTCTTCAAGGGCACGCGCGAGCGCAGCGCCCTCGACATCTCCGCCGCGATCGACGCGGTCGGCGGCGAGATGAACGCCTTCACGGCGAAGGAGTACACGTGCTACTACGCGCGCGTCCTCGACACGGACCTGCCGCTCGCCATCGACGTCGTCTGCGACATGCTCACCGGATCGCTGATCCTCCCCGAGGACGTCGACGCCGAGCGCGGCGTGATCCTCGAGGAGATCGCCATGACCGAGGACGACCCGGGCGACGTCGTCCACGACCTGTTCGCCCGGACGATGTTCGGTGACACGCCGCTGGGCCGCCCCGTCCTCGGCACGGTCGACACGATCAACGCCCTCACCCGCGACCAGATCGCCCGCTTCTACCGGAAGCACTACGACCCGACGCACCTGGTCGTCGCCGCCGCGGGCAACGTCGACCACGCCACCGTCGTCCGCCTGGTCCGCCGCGCCTTCGAGAAGGCCGGCGCCCTGACCCGTACGGACGCCGTCCCCCTCGCCCCGCGCGACGGCCGCCGCACCGTCCGGGCGGCCGGCCGCGTCGAGGTGGTGGACCGCAGGACGGAGCAGGCGCACGTCGTCCTCGGCATGCCCGGCCTCGCCCGCACCGACGAGCGCCGCTGGACCCTGGGCGTCCTCAACACCGCCCTCGGCGGCGGCATGTCCTCCCGCCTCTTCCAGGAGGTCCGCGAGAAGCGCGGTCTGGCCTACAGCGTCTACTCGTACACGTCGGGCTTCGCCGACTGCGGCCTGTTCGGCGTGTACGCCGGCTGCCGTCCCGGCCAGGTCCACGACGTGCTGCGGATCTGCCGCGAGGAGCTGGACCGGGTCGCGGCGGAGGGCCTGCCCGACGACGAGATCGCCCGCGCCGTCGGCCAGCTCTCCGGCTCCACCGTCCTCGGCCTGGAGGACACCGGTGCCCTGATGAACCGCATCGGCAAGAGCGAGCTGTGCTGGGGCGACCAGATGTCGGTCGACGACATGCTGGCCAGCATCGCCGCCGTCACCCCCGACGACGTCCGCGCGCTGGCGTCCGAGCTCCTGGGGCAGCGGCCCTCGCTCGCGGTGATCGGCCCGCTCAAGGACAAGCAGGCGGACCGCCTCCACTCGGCCGTCTCCTGA
- the dapB gene encoding 4-hydroxy-tetrahydrodipicolinate reductase, translated as MSKLRVAVLGARGRIGSEAVRAVEAADDMELVAALGRGDSLDALTASGAQVAVELTTPDSVMDNLDHCVRHGVHAVVGTTGWTDERLARLRGWLDRSPETGVLIAPNFSLGAVLTMRFAQLAAPYFESVEVVELHHPNKADAPSGTATRTAQLIAAARAEAGCAPQPDATVTALDGARGADVDGVPVHAVRLRGLLAHQEVLLGGEGETLTVRHDSLHHSSFMPGILLGCRRVVSAPGLTFGLEHFLDLG; from the coding sequence ATGAGCAAGCTGCGCGTGGCCGTCCTCGGCGCCAGGGGCCGCATCGGCTCCGAGGCGGTGCGAGCCGTGGAGGCCGCCGACGACATGGAACTCGTCGCGGCCCTGGGCCGGGGCGACTCGCTGGACGCGCTCACCGCGAGCGGCGCCCAGGTCGCCGTCGAGCTGACCACCCCCGACTCGGTGATGGACAACCTCGACCACTGCGTCCGCCACGGCGTCCACGCCGTCGTCGGCACCACCGGCTGGACCGACGAACGCCTCGCGCGGCTGAGGGGATGGCTCGACCGGTCCCCGGAGACGGGCGTGCTCATCGCGCCCAACTTCTCCCTCGGCGCGGTCCTCACGATGAGGTTCGCGCAGCTCGCCGCCCCCTACTTCGAATCCGTCGAGGTCGTGGAGCTGCACCACCCGAACAAGGCCGACGCCCCCTCCGGCACGGCCACCCGCACCGCCCAGCTCATCGCGGCCGCCCGCGCGGAGGCCGGCTGCGCCCCGCAGCCCGACGCCACGGTCACCGCCCTGGACGGCGCGCGCGGCGCCGACGTGGACGGCGTCCCCGTCCACGCCGTACGCCTCCGGGGGCTCCTCGCCCACCAGGAGGTGCTGCTCGGCGGCGAGGGCGAGACGCTCACCGTCCGCCACGACTCGCTGCACCACAGCAGCTTCATGCCGGGCATCCTGCTGGGCTGCCGCCGCGTCGTCTCCGCTCCGGGCCTCACCTTCGGCCTGGAG